The following is a genomic window from Pseudophryne corroboree isolate aPseCor3 chromosome 3, aPseCor3.hap2, whole genome shotgun sequence.
acgtcacctgccccccgtccacgtaatGCCGGTgtaatggcggcgcccatgccccggagaaacgccggtagccgcgccaaccagacgccggagcccgtggcccaccgaaggcagaggccgcaacaccgaccagcagacgtgcaggggtaagcgcggcgaacgccgcctctggtgtgtgacactcctgctctcccctcacatcatgtcactgtgtgttaccagcccagagatctgaccagtctcctccccacactctctggtgtatctcgtacatcaggagccatcagaccctattctactcctgctctccccctcacatcacgtcattgtgtgttaccagcccagagatctgaccagtctccaccccacactctctggtgtatctcatacatcagtggtcattcgcccctattatactcctgctctccccctcacatcatgtcactgtgtgttaccagcccagagatctgaccagtctcctccccacactctctggtgtatctcatacatcaggagacatcagcccctattatactcctgctctcccctcacatcatgtcactgtgtgttacccgcccagagatctgaccagtctcctccctaaactctctggtgtatctcatacatcaggagccatcagcccctattatactcctgctctcctcctcacatcatgtccctaTTAGACTCCTGCTGACCTAAGCCATGTTTTATCTGTGCAACACAAGTCAAATTTGCTCTATTTATATATTTCATTATATAAAAGTGTTTGCAGTCTGCAAATTGCTATTAAAATTTCACTAATAACATTTGTACCTCATAGTAAAACATTTCCACTTTTATACATTTATTTCCAACAGATGAACCCACAAACAGGAACACCTCAGAGGGATATCTCAGTGTGTCTCCAGATTATAAAATAGAAGATAACATCACACAGGATTATCTGGGGAAAAACACCATTATTTTGAATTTACATCCAGTACTTTCCACTGCAGATAAATCATCTGATCCCTACAATCATCTGGAATGTTCTCCTCATCACTCAGATATAACGAAACCTAATACTTCTCATAAAGGTGATTCAGTATTTGCCTGTGCTGAATGTGGTGAACGTTATATACATTGGTCAGTGTTTGTTaagcatcagagaactcacacaggtgagaagccatttccatgctctgagtgcgggaaatgttttaaacaCAAAGCCactcttgttacacatgagagaattcacacaggtgagaagccatttccatgctctgagtgcgggaattgttttacacagaaatcacatcttgttacacatcagagaagtcacacaggtgagaagccatttccatgctctgagtgcgggaaatgttttaaacaCAAAGCCACTCTTGTTGCACataagagaattcacacaggtgagaagccgtttccatgctctgagtgtggaaaatgttttacacggaatctAGATCTAgtttcacatcagagaagtcatacagatGAGAGGCTATTTCCATGCTCTATTTGCGGGAaacgttttacacggaaatcagattttcgtagacatgagagaagtcacacaggtgagaagccatttacatgctctcagtgtgggaaatgttttacacagaaatctggtcttgttacacatgagagaaatcacacaggggagaagccatttgCATGCTCTGAGTGTGGCAAATGTTTTGCAAAGAGGTCAAATCTGATTAGACATGAGAGAATTCATACAAGTAAAAAAACTATTTCCATGAGCTGATCAGTCACTAAATGTGATTGCAGTAATATTGTTCATATTgtaaaatatgatgatgatgatgataataatgtgaCATAAATACATTGAAACTCTCAAACACAAAGGTGCAtgagttattttttttaaattcaaaactTTTTATTGAGTTTTTGGATATGCATTACAA
Proteins encoded in this region:
- the LOC135054616 gene encoding zinc finger protein 684-like isoform X1, which produces MDMDSGTVTERILHLTLEIIYLLTGEDYTVVRKPSSECETPSSCPHVSGELSRTQSLITLPPSHSLMHERHNDKKILELTNKIIQLLTGEVPIRCQDVTVYFSMEEWEYIEQHRDLYKDVMMKNHRPLTSLDGPSNRDTPERCPCPLYSLDCTEENHRVPQKDQGEYITFIKVEDIKGEENTYVYNNEAEDKEEMYDTNNKAYDTEREEMYVRGDQQCKEEEIPTDISPDEPTNRNTSEGYLSVSPDYKIEDNITQDYLGKNTIILNLHPVLSTADKSSDPYNHLECSPHHSDITKPNTSHKGDSVFACAECGERYIHWSVFVKHQRTHTGEKPFPCSECGKCFKHKATLVTHERIHTGEKPFPCSECGNCFTQKSHLVTHQRSHTGEKPFPCSECGKCFKHKATLVAHKRIHTGEKPFPCSECGKCFTRNLDLVSHQRSHTDERLFPCSICGKRFTRKSDFRRHERSHTGEKPFTCSQCGKCFTQKSGLVTHERNHTGEKPFACSECGKCFAKRSNLIRHERIHTSKKTISMS
- the LOC135054616 gene encoding zinc finger protein OZF-like isoform X3; its protein translation is MDMDSGTVTERILHLTLEIIYLLTGEDYTVVRKPSSECETPSSCPHVSGELSRTQSLITLPPSHSLMHERHNDKKILELTNKIIQLLTGEVPIRCQDVTVYFSMEEWEYIEQHRDLYKDVMMKNHRPLTSLDGPSNRDTPERCPCPLYSLDCTEENHRVPQKDQVDEPTNRNTSEGYLSVSPDYKIEDNITQDYLGKNTIILNLHPVLSTADKSSDPYNHLECSPHHSDITKPNTSHKGDSVFACAECGERYIHWSVFVKHQRTHTGEKPFPCSECGKCFKHKATLVTHERIHTGEKPFPCSECGNCFTQKSHLVTHQRSHTGEKPFPCSECGKCFKHKATLVAHKRIHTGEKPFPCSECGKCFTRNLDLVSHQRSHTDERLFPCSICGKRFTRKSDFRRHERSHTGEKPFTCSQCGKCFTQKSGLVTHERNHTGEKPFACSECGKCFAKRSNLIRHERIHTSKKTISMS
- the LOC135054616 gene encoding zinc finger protein 684-like isoform X2, which encodes MDMDSGTVTERILHLTLEIIYLLTGEDYTVVRKPSSECETPSSCPHVSGELSRTQSLITLPPSHSLMHERHNDKKILELTNKIIQLLTGEVPIRCQDVTVYFSMEEWEYIEQHRDLYKDVMMKNHRPLTSLDGPSNRDTPERCPCPLYSLDCTEENHRVPQKDQVEDIKGEENTYVYNNEAEDKEEMYDTNNKAYDTEREEMYVRGDQQCKEEEIPTDISPDEPTNRNTSEGYLSVSPDYKIEDNITQDYLGKNTIILNLHPVLSTADKSSDPYNHLECSPHHSDITKPNTSHKGDSVFACAECGERYIHWSVFVKHQRTHTGEKPFPCSECGKCFKHKATLVTHERIHTGEKPFPCSECGNCFTQKSHLVTHQRSHTGEKPFPCSECGKCFKHKATLVAHKRIHTGEKPFPCSECGKCFTRNLDLVSHQRSHTDERLFPCSICGKRFTRKSDFRRHERSHTGEKPFTCSQCGKCFTQKSGLVTHERNHTGEKPFACSECGKCFAKRSNLIRHERIHTSKKTISMS